A single window of Nicotiana sylvestris chromosome 3, ASM39365v2, whole genome shotgun sequence DNA harbors:
- the LOC104218664 gene encoding high mobility group B protein 3-like produces MVDEARLASVGLSKTIAELRNITGKPQTEKKKHNKTDYFSTAVRRSKRLKGGNEPKVEKSRAEETNKPKRPTTAFFIFMEEFREQYKEKYPNNKSVAAVGKAAGEKWKSFSDAEKAPYQAKIEEMMAEYQNKMQAYNINKKQQVADVSALPRALRLITD; encoded by the exons ATGGTTGATGAA GCTCGATTAGCCAGTGTTGGACTTTCAAAAACCATAGCAGAGCTTCGAAATATCACTGGTAAACCACAAACAGAGAAGAAAAAACATAACAAAACTGACTACTTCTCCACCGCTGTGCGTCGTTCCAAACGACTAAAAGGAGGTAACGAACCCAAGGTTGAGAAGAGTAGGGCTGAAGAGACTAATAAGCCGAAGAGGCCTACAACTGCTTTCTTCATTTTCATGGAAGAGTTCAGAGAGCAGTACAAAGAAAAGTATCCAAACAACAAATCTGTTGCTGCTGTGGGTAAAGCTGCTGGAGAGAAGTGGAAATCCTTTTCAGATGCAGAGAAAGCTCCATATCAAGCAAAGATAGAGGAAATGATGGCTGAATACCAAAACAAGATGCAGGCTTATAACATTAACAAAAAACAACAGGTTGCGGATGTTTCTGCATTACCAAGAGCATTAAGATTAATAACAGATTGA
- the LOC104218659 gene encoding nudix hydrolase 18, mitochondrial-like: MAMTKTLSMISRTGRDLQRYNDGCRQVVGCIPYRYRKTNQSSTVQGTQIDDLEFLLISSQKSPRWMFPKGGWETDEALEDAALRETFEESGVIGEVEVQEFLGTWSFKSKSQGTFHEGHMFPLLVTDELDDWPEKTVRKRLWLKFSEAREVCWHSWMKEALDVFASKLTKRNKEEEEPQTCAFDELSYEQTVGAVSDPMFCVEPRISIEANDLTCEELRISLVGKLKFNQESRTKPLFDEISNVANSMFSEEATMSTKAKQMFNEEMGNGHVTPMFGEGKRISIAAFS, from the exons ATGGCAATGACAAAGACCTTGTCTATGATCTCACGAACTGGTAGAGATTTGCAGAGATATAATGATGGCTGTCGTCAAGTTGTTGG ATGCATTCCGTACAGATACAGAAAAACCAACCAATCATCTACAGTTCAAGGGACCCAAATTGATGATTTGGAATTTTTATTGATCAGCTCACAGAAAAGTCCAAGATGGATGTTTCCTAAG GGTGGTTGGGAAACTGATGAGGCATTAGAAGATGCAGCTTTAAGAGAGACTTTTGAGGAATCTGGGGTTATTGGTGAGGTTGAGGTTCAAGAATTTTTAGGTACTTGGAGTTTCAAGAGCAAAAGCCAAGGCACATTTCATGAGGGACACATGTTTCCTTTGCTTGTCACTGATGAACTTGATGATTGGCCTGAGAAAACTGTCCGAAAACGCCTATGG TTGAAATTTAGTGAAGCAAGGGAAGTATGTTGGCATTCATGGATGAAGGAAGCTTTAGATGTCTTTGCTTCTAAGCTTACAAAgagaaacaaagaagaagaagagcctCAAACATGCGCTTTCGATGAATTGTCCTATGAACAGACAGTTGGTGCTGTATCTGACCCAATGTTTTGTGTAGAACCAAGAATCAGCATAGAAGCTAATGATTTGACCTGTGAAGAGCTAAGAATTAGCCTTGTAGGTAAGCTAAAGTTCAATCAAGAATCAAGAACAAAGCCCTTGTTCGATGAAATTAGTAATGTAGCAAACTCAATGTTCAGTGAAGAAGCAACAATGAGCACCAAAGCCAAGCAGATGTTCaatgaagaaatgggaaatggtcatgtaactcCAATGTTTGGTGAAGGTAAAAGAATAAGCATTGCTGCTTTCAGCTAG